A stretch of the Sulfurimonas sp. HSL-1656 genome encodes the following:
- a CDS encoding gamma-glutamyl-gamma-aminobutyrate hydrolase family protein (Members of this family of hydrolases with an active site Cys residue belong to MEROPS family C26.), translated as MGRRVTIAVTGGRRGSRLAWYFSRFLLGGHGAGSRFLHPGTDYRDVPFDALLITGGSDIDPETYGAQAHPTIEHTDPARDAMELYLIETAIRRGVPVMGICRGMQLLNLHFGGTLHPHIHDFDLDVAHPHTPLPLKTVTLEHGTNLHDIIGQSALRVNALHHQAVNRPGESIRVAAHDGNNIVQAIEHTALPFVLGIQWHPEFMPYSWHSRKIFAAFVHAARSIKNS; from the coding sequence ATGGGCCGAAGAGTTACAATAGCCGTCACGGGGGGCCGGCGCGGCAGCCGGCTCGCCTGGTACTTCTCCCGGTTCCTGCTGGGGGGCCACGGCGCGGGAAGCCGCTTCCTGCACCCCGGAACCGATTACCGCGATGTACCCTTCGATGCCCTGCTGATCACCGGCGGCAGCGATATCGACCCGGAGACGTACGGCGCCCAGGCGCATCCTACCATCGAACACACCGACCCCGCCCGCGATGCCATGGAGCTCTACCTCATTGAGACGGCGATCCGCCGGGGGGTCCCCGTCATGGGGATCTGCCGCGGCATGCAGCTGCTCAATCTGCATTTCGGCGGGACGCTGCATCCGCATATTCACGACTTCGACCTCGACGTCGCCCACCCCCATACGCCCCTGCCCCTTAAAACGGTGACGCTGGAACACGGCACGAACCTGCACGACATCATCGGCCAGTCGGCCCTGCGCGTGAACGCCCTGCACCACCAGGCGGTCAACCGGCCCGGCGAAAGCATCCGCGTCGCCGCGCACGACGGCAACAATATCGTCCAGGCCATCGAACATACGGCGCTGCCCTTCGTGCTGGGCATACAGTGGCACCCCGAGTTCATGCCCTACAGCTGGCACAGCCGGAAGATCTTTGCGGCCTTTGTCCATGCGGCGCGCTCGATAAAAAACAGTTAA
- a CDS encoding amidoligase family protein: MTPFLLPPKVRCSDGEMRRVGFELEYSGPELEQCARIVAEITAGEIREINPWHYVVGPTPWGDFTLTLDFQFLIRSGLQEWLHNAGFDEAMEQDEIDAIEYFIGSFSASLVPFELTTPPLPLNELEVVETLKEALRDAGALGTAANPLYVFGFHINPEIPEMNVGTLLAYLRAYLVLYDLLAEEIRPVLTRRLSFYIDPFPSDYIRKVLHPAYRPTMEGFIDDYLEANPTRNRALDLLPLLAWNDLGRVRRALPAEKISPRPAFHFRLPNSRVDEAGWHTADAWNSWLHVERLAEDSETLLSLAYARYRMMNSFFYRFRKKQWIKRIRQWAEELQ; encoded by the coding sequence ATGACACCCTTTCTTCTGCCGCCAAAGGTGCGCTGCAGCGACGGCGAAATGCGTCGCGTCGGTTTTGAACTGGAGTACTCCGGCCCGGAGCTGGAACAGTGTGCCCGGATCGTCGCGGAGATCACGGCGGGGGAGATCCGTGAGATCAACCCCTGGCACTATGTCGTCGGCCCGACGCCGTGGGGGGACTTTACCCTCACCCTCGATTTCCAGTTCCTCATCCGTTCGGGCCTCCAGGAGTGGCTGCACAATGCCGGTTTCGACGAAGCGATGGAGCAGGACGAGATCGACGCGATCGAGTACTTCATCGGCTCCTTTTCCGCGTCGCTCGTGCCTTTTGAGCTGACGACGCCGCCCCTGCCGCTGAACGAACTGGAAGTGGTGGAAACGCTGAAAGAGGCGCTGCGGGATGCCGGGGCACTCGGGACGGCGGCCAACCCCCTCTACGTTTTCGGCTTCCATATCAATCCCGAGATCCCCGAGATGAACGTTGGTACCCTGCTCGCCTACCTGCGCGCCTACCTCGTCCTCTATGACCTGCTGGCCGAAGAGATCCGCCCCGTCCTGACGCGGCGCCTCTCCTTTTATATCGACCCTTTTCCCTCCGACTACATCCGCAAGGTCCTGCACCCCGCCTACCGTCCGACGATGGAGGGTTTTATCGATGACTACCTGGAAGCCAACCCGACACGCAACCGGGCCCTCGACCTGTTGCCGCTGCTGGCCTGGAACGACCTGGGGCGTGTCCGCCGGGCCCTGCCGGCCGAAAAGATCTCGCCGCGGCCCGCCTTTCACTTCCGCCTCCCCAACTCCCGCGTCGACGAAGCGGGCTGGCACACGGCCGATGCCTGGAACAGCTGGCTCCATGTCGAACGCCTGGCCGAGGATTCGGAGACACTGCTCTCCCTCGCCTATGCGCGCTACCGCATGATGAACTCATTCTTCTACCGATTCCGCAAAAAACAGTGGATCAAAAGGATACGCCAATGGGCCGAAGAGTTACAATAG
- a CDS encoding CDGSH iron-sulfur domain-containing protein produces MCKDAVVFFNKPKGVDLEAGKSYMYCMCGRAKEGVFCDGSHKGTGCMPLKFTVEKSKAYLLCRCKSSKNLPFCDGTHSFYGEDDVGGPVMGE; encoded by the coding sequence ATGTGCAAGGACGCGGTTGTTTTTTTCAATAAACCCAAAGGGGTCGACCTGGAGGCGGGGAAGAGTTATATGTACTGTATGTGCGGCCGGGCAAAAGAGGGAGTCTTTTGCGACGGCAGCCACAAAGGGACGGGGTGCATGCCGCTCAAGTTTACGGTAGAGAAGAGCAAGGCCTACCTGCTGTGCCGCTGCAAATCCTCCAAGAACCTCCCTTTTTGCGACGGGACGCACAGTTTCTACGGCGAGGACGACGTCGGCGGTCCGGTGATGGGGGAGTGA
- a CDS encoding methyltransferase domain-containing protein, which yields MRDRQAQAALIAEMIGYGALRTPRIIEAFRAVDRSAFVPELYGGDSYGDYPLPIGEGQTISQPTTVAFMLELLNAQPGERVLDIGSGSGWTTALLGYIVGPQGEVVGLECRKSLVEVGRRNIAPFGFGQIRIEAAGEELGVPGEQFDRILVSAAAPELPEQLLAQLKPGGILVIPIGESLCRFTKNKEGVVHEEVYPGFLFVTLMYKN from the coding sequence ATGCGTGACCGGCAGGCACAGGCGGCGCTGATCGCCGAGATGATCGGGTACGGGGCATTGCGCACGCCGCGCATCATCGAGGCCTTCCGTGCCGTCGACCGCAGCGCCTTCGTGCCTGAGCTCTACGGCGGCGACAGCTACGGCGACTACCCGCTTCCCATCGGCGAGGGGCAGACGATCTCCCAGCCGACGACGGTCGCCTTTATGCTGGAACTGTTAAACGCCCAGCCGGGGGAGCGGGTGCTTGACATCGGTTCGGGTTCGGGCTGGACGACGGCACTGCTGGGGTATATCGTCGGCCCGCAGGGGGAAGTCGTCGGGCTGGAGTGCCGAAAAAGCCTGGTGGAAGTGGGCCGCCGGAATATCGCGCCGTTCGGTTTCGGGCAGATCCGGATCGAAGCGGCGGGGGAAGAACTGGGCGTGCCGGGGGAGCAGTTTGACCGGATACTCGTCTCTGCCGCAGCACCGGAGCTCCCCGAGCAGCTCCTGGCGCAGCTCAAACCCGGCGGTATTCTTGTCATCCCGATCGGCGAAAGCCTCTGCCGGTTCACCAAAAACAAAGAGGGCGTCGTGCACGAAGAAGTGTATCCCGGATTTTTGTTCGTCACATTAATGTATAAAAACTAA
- a CDS encoding PAS domain-containing protein — protein sequence MSDKFKLKPLDIEVPVDSKKEILSETDAMGKIVYANEYFVELSGYPEEELMGKPHNIVRHPDMPKTVFKLLWDALKAGKEYKAIVKNRRKDGKYYWVYSEYKPLFNEHKQIRGYRSHRWPVPKKVLEEVETLYAKLLDLEETKTQRDAEMFLELKLHNDGFHDYSSYIDDIFHKKLSGMFGFFGKLFGKK from the coding sequence ATGTCGGACAAGTTTAAGTTGAAGCCCCTCGATATCGAGGTCCCCGTCGATTCCAAAAAAGAGATTTTATCCGAGACGGATGCCATGGGTAAAATCGTCTACGCCAATGAATATTTTGTTGAACTCTCCGGTTACCCGGAAGAGGAGCTGATGGGTAAACCGCATAACATTGTCCGTCACCCGGATATGCCGAAAACCGTCTTCAAACTGCTCTGGGACGCGCTCAAAGCGGGTAAAGAGTACAAGGCGATCGTCAAAAACCGCCGCAAAGACGGCAAATACTACTGGGTCTACTCGGAGTACAAGCCGCTCTTCAACGAGCACAAGCAGATCCGCGGCTACCGTTCACACCGCTGGCCGGTACCGAAAAAGGTACTTGAAGAAGTTGAGACCCTTTATGCGAAACTGCTCGACCTGGAAGAGACGAAGACGCAGCGCGACGCGGAGATGTTCCTCGAGCTGAAGCTGCACAATGACGGCTTCCACGACTACTCCTCCTATATTGACGATATCTTCCACAAAAAACTGAGCGGCATGTTCGGCTTTTTCGGGAAACTCTTCGGCAAGAAATAA
- a CDS encoding MFS transporter, with product MHTINQNVVRLGWVSYFTDLASAMVNPILPIFIVTVLHEGMDKLGVIVAAATFVSYALRMVSGYIADYYGVVKPLVVGGYLLSALSKPLLGLSHGWGSIAVLRALERMGKGVRSAPKDLMIAAYSKQNAHGKTFGFHKTMDIAGEFSGTLLLFGLLWYFGDSEAVIRTLFAVTLLPGIIGGVIVIFLVRDVPKREQCTERFRLSAADKKSVMQLLFYFLFLFFIFSEAFFTIQAKTVGIATALIPLLFAVSTGVQTLTSYLFGLGSDRFGSKAVSAFGYGCGIAAQALLWLQTPAATWAAFAFLGLFTVATLNANRAMIAEQADNRGSVYGIFYAAVALFAAAGAAFGGWLWEQFGMQTALDVALGGTLAVSVLYGLRKGLRG from the coding sequence ATGCACACAATCAATCAAAACGTCGTGCGCCTGGGATGGGTGAGCTACTTCACCGACCTGGCCTCTGCGATGGTCAACCCCATTCTGCCGATTTTCATTGTCACCGTACTGCACGAGGGGATGGACAAGCTGGGCGTCATCGTCGCCGCGGCGACCTTTGTCTCCTATGCACTCCGGATGGTTTCGGGGTACATCGCGGACTACTACGGCGTGGTCAAGCCGCTGGTCGTGGGCGGCTACCTGCTCTCGGCCCTCTCGAAACCGCTGCTGGGGCTGAGCCACGGCTGGGGAAGCATTGCGGTACTGCGGGCGCTGGAGCGTATGGGCAAGGGGGTACGCTCGGCGCCGAAGGACTTGATGATCGCCGCGTACAGCAAACAGAACGCGCACGGCAAAACCTTCGGCTTCCACAAAACGATGGATATCGCGGGGGAGTTCAGCGGGACGCTGCTGCTGTTCGGGCTGTTGTGGTATTTCGGCGACAGCGAGGCGGTGATCCGGACGCTCTTCGCGGTCACGCTCCTGCCCGGCATCATCGGCGGCGTGATCGTCATTTTTCTCGTACGCGACGTCCCCAAACGCGAGCAGTGCACAGAGCGCTTCCGGCTGAGCGCCGCGGACAAAAAGAGCGTCATGCAGCTGCTCTTTTACTTCCTCTTTCTCTTTTTCATCTTCAGCGAGGCCTTTTTCACGATCCAGGCCAAAACCGTCGGTATCGCCACGGCGTTGATCCCGCTGCTCTTTGCTGTATCGACGGGGGTGCAGACCCTGACAAGCTACCTGTTCGGGCTGGGGTCCGACCGCTTCGGGAGCAAAGCGGTAAGCGCCTTCGGCTACGGCTGCGGTATCGCCGCCCAGGCCCTGTTGTGGCTGCAGACGCCCGCGGCGACCTGGGCCGCCTTCGCCTTTCTGGGGCTCTTTACGGTTGCGACGCTCAACGCGAACCGGGCGATGATCGCGGAGCAGGCGGACAACCGCGGTTCGGTCTACGGCATCTTCTATGCCGCCGTCGCGCTCTTCGCCGCGGCGGGGGCGGCGTTCGGCGGCTGGCTCTGGGAGCAGTTCGGTATGCAGACCGCCCTGGATGTGGCCCTGGGCGGAACCCTGGCCGTTAGTGTATTATATGGATTGAGAAAGGGGCTCCGAGGATGA
- a CDS encoding diacylglycerol kinase, translating into MNKPKYSLRKNFGYAIEGFMHVFRHETIFKIETALFVVLSIVAWSIDVSKCERLWLQFSLFLPIVAELFNSAVERGVDLSTRDYHRLAKAAKDSAAAACLISVVMTVLIWAVVLL; encoded by the coding sequence ATGAACAAACCGAAATATTCGCTCCGCAAGAACTTCGGCTATGCCATTGAAGGGTTCATGCACGTTTTCCGGCACGAGACGATCTTCAAGATCGAGACGGCGCTCTTTGTTGTGCTGAGCATCGTCGCGTGGAGCATCGACGTCAGCAAGTGCGAACGGCTCTGGCTGCAGTTCTCGCTCTTCCTGCCCATTGTCGCGGAGCTTTTCAACAGTGCCGTCGAGCGGGGGGTGGACCTGAGCACGCGCGACTACCACCGGCTTGCCAAGGCGGCCAAGGACAGCGCCGCGGCGGCCTGCCTCATCAGCGTCGTGATGACGGTGCTGATCTGGGCGGTCGTGCTACTTTAG
- a CDS encoding ferritin-like domain-containing protein — translation MAIRGISILKGIEAETVVTLLNKAYCDEWLAYYQYFIESKVVKGIMKDAAITELDQHAADELRHATMVADRIIQLGGTPALSPAEWMVHSNCGYEAPENPDVMAVLEQAIKGEQCAISVYSDLVDLTREKDIVTYDIVSQILADEVEHEEDLQALYDDIEEFIDQIKAALK, via the coding sequence ATGGCAATTCGCGGTATTTCCATACTCAAAGGCATCGAAGCGGAAACGGTGGTCACACTGCTCAACAAGGCGTACTGCGACGAATGGCTGGCCTACTACCAGTACTTCATCGAGTCCAAGGTTGTCAAAGGGATCATGAAAGACGCCGCGATCACCGAGCTTGACCAGCATGCGGCGGACGAACTGCGCCACGCAACGATGGTGGCCGACCGCATCATCCAGCTCGGCGGCACGCCGGCACTGAGCCCCGCGGAGTGGATGGTGCACAGCAACTGCGGCTACGAGGCGCCGGAAAACCCCGACGTCATGGCGGTACTCGAGCAGGCGATCAAGGGGGAGCAGTGCGCCATCAGCGTCTACTCGGACCTGGTCGATCTGACCCGCGAAAAAGACATCGTCACCTACGACATCGTCTCGCAGATCCTGGCCGACGAGGTCGAGCACGAAGAGGACCTCCAGGCCCTCTACGACGACATCGAGGAGTTCATCGACCAGATCAAAGCGGCCCTAAAGTAG
- a CDS encoding MBL fold metallo-hydrolase has translation MATVISYGAAEVVTGSCHLLELESGKQILIDCGMFQGGEEERNADAFGFDPAQVDFLLLTHAHLDHCGRMPKLVKEGFAKTVVATQATFDLAEVILLDSAKIMQEDFETRFKKALRRGSEKEVNPPLYGEDDVKDALSLTRILPEYGEPFTLCKGVEVTYRDAGHILGSAFIEIAYQEAGETRTIVFSGDIGNDNDMVLPNLAPCPHADYLYTESTYGDRDHQNALQSTAEFKKVITDTLYDWGNVLIPSFAVERTQEILFLLKEMHGSGELPHCRIFVDSPMAIRATEVYDRYSDLLSAKCREVKARDGSVFDFELLSYTLDVGESKAINQIDSRAIIIAGSGMCTGGRILHHFKHRLWNRKNALIFVGYQAAGTLGRRIVDGEKWIKIYREDIRIEAKVYTINGFSAHADQSGILSWIEGMDGLKKIFLIHGEADKALLFKQAIAEKLHKEAHIVEQNEVIYL, from the coding sequence ATGGCAACGGTTATCTCGTACGGCGCGGCGGAAGTGGTGACGGGGTCATGCCACCTACTCGAACTGGAAAGCGGCAAGCAGATCCTCATTGACTGCGGCATGTTCCAGGGCGGGGAGGAGGAGCGCAACGCCGACGCGTTCGGATTCGACCCGGCGCAGGTCGATTTCCTGCTGCTGACCCATGCGCATCTCGATCACTGCGGCCGGATGCCCAAACTCGTCAAAGAGGGGTTTGCCAAGACGGTCGTGGCGACGCAGGCGACCTTCGACCTGGCAGAAGTCATCCTGCTCGACAGTGCGAAGATTATGCAGGAAGATTTTGAGACCCGCTTTAAAAAGGCGTTGCGGCGCGGCAGCGAAAAGGAGGTGAACCCTCCGCTCTACGGTGAAGATGACGTCAAAGACGCCCTGAGCCTCACCCGTATCCTGCCCGAATACGGCGAACCTTTTACCCTCTGCAAGGGGGTGGAGGTGACCTACCGGGATGCGGGGCACATCCTCGGCTCCGCGTTTATCGAAATCGCCTACCAGGAGGCGGGGGAGACGCGGACCATCGTCTTCTCCGGCGATATCGGGAACGACAACGACATGGTGCTGCCCAACCTTGCCCCCTGCCCCCATGCGGACTACCTCTATACCGAATCGACCTACGGGGACCGCGACCATCAAAACGCCCTGCAGAGCACGGCGGAGTTCAAAAAGGTCATCACCGACACCCTGTACGACTGGGGCAACGTCCTCATCCCCTCGTTTGCCGTCGAGCGGACCCAGGAGATCCTGTTTCTGCTCAAGGAGATGCACGGAAGCGGTGAACTGCCGCACTGCAGGATCTTCGTCGACTCCCCGATGGCCATCAGGGCGACGGAGGTGTATGACCGCTACAGCGACCTGCTCAGCGCCAAGTGCCGCGAGGTGAAGGCGCGCGACGGCAGCGTCTTCGATTTTGAGCTGCTCTCCTATACGCTCGATGTCGGGGAGTCCAAGGCAATCAACCAGATCGACAGCCGCGCCATCATCATCGCCGGCAGCGGGATGTGCACCGGCGGGCGGATCCTGCACCACTTCAAGCACCGCCTCTGGAACCGCAAGAACGCGCTGATCTTCGTCGGATACCAGGCGGCCGGGACGCTGGGGCGGCGGATCGTCGACGGGGAGAAGTGGATCAAGATTTACCGCGAAGATATCCGGATCGAGGCCAAGGTCTATACGATCAACGGCTTCTCGGCCCATGCGGACCAGTCGGGGATCCTCTCCTGGATCGAAGGGATGGACGGCCTGAAAAAGATCTTTCTCATCCACGGGGAGGCGGACAAGGCGCTGCTGTTCAAGCAGGCGATTGCGGAGAAGCTGCACAAAGAGGCGCACATCGTGGAGCAGAACGAGGTGATTTATCTCTAG
- the ppsA gene encoding phosphoenolpyruvate synthase, which produces MAYVKWFREIGIDDVPTVGGKNASLGEMYRHLSAAGVLIPNGFAVTAEAYDAVLEANGALQKLHALLDDFDPDDVAQLQARGKACREIVYNCTLPSALEAEILEGFEALVSEYGDEVSLAVRSSATAEDSPEASFAGQNDTYLNIASAEALLDAYKRCLASNFTDRSLHYKFDSGFDYFDVRLCVVVMKMVRSDVGASGVMFSIDTETGFRDVVYITGTYGLGENVVQGTIDPDGFYVHKPTFALGHRAVLKRSLGKKELKMIFSEALSSGSIAVEYTKNVETPPAERARFCITDEDVMVLADYAVKVEKHYSENVGHDKPMDMEWAKDGIDGRLYMVQARPETVESQKKGSILEIYHLSETGEVLVSGRAVGTKIGSGKVHHIRDTEQLGDFKPGEVLLADTTTPDWEPVMKMASAIVTNRGGRTCHAAIVSRELGIPAIVGAEDATERLADGREVTVSCAEGETGRVYDGKLSYDVERTDLSHLPKTRTKIMMNLGNPDLAFSLAHLPVDGIGLARMEFIINESIKAHPMSLIHPEKTDLATRVQIEALSAAYQTPEDFFVKTLSEGVATIASAVYPDPCVVRMSDFKTNEYATLAGGKFFEPLDEANPMIGFRGAARYSHPAYEEGFALECAAMKRVHDEMGFTNVILMIPFCRRVEEGRRVVETMARHGLVRGENGLQIYVMCEIPNNVISIDGFSEVFDGFSIGSNDLTQLTLGVDRDSEIVAFDYEERDEGVLKMIEMAVEGAKRNGRHSGICGQAPSDYPEVAEFLVKLGIDSISLNPDSVLTTLPRIIELETALNGAPTEQ; this is translated from the coding sequence ATGGCATATGTAAAGTGGTTCAGGGAGATAGGGATAGATGATGTCCCCACCGTCGGGGGCAAAAACGCCTCCCTGGGGGAGATGTACCGCCACCTCAGCGCCGCGGGGGTCCTGATCCCCAACGGCTTTGCCGTCACGGCGGAGGCGTACGACGCCGTGCTCGAAGCGAACGGTGCCCTGCAGAAGCTGCATGCCCTGCTCGATGATTTCGACCCCGACGACGTCGCACAGCTGCAGGCGCGCGGAAAAGCGTGCCGGGAGATCGTCTACAACTGCACGCTCCCGAGCGCACTGGAAGCGGAGATCCTGGAGGGGTTCGAGGCGCTCGTAAGCGAATACGGCGATGAAGTCTCCCTGGCGGTGCGCTCCTCCGCGACGGCGGAGGACTCCCCGGAAGCCTCTTTTGCCGGCCAGAACGACACCTATCTCAACATCGCCTCCGCCGAAGCCTTGCTGGACGCCTATAAACGCTGCCTCGCCTCGAACTTCACCGACCGCTCCCTGCACTACAAGTTTGACAGCGGTTTTGACTATTTCGACGTCAGGCTCTGCGTCGTCGTGATGAAGATGGTACGCAGCGATGTCGGCGCGAGCGGGGTGATGTTCAGCATCGATACGGAGACGGGATTCCGCGACGTCGTCTACATTACCGGCACCTACGGGCTGGGGGAGAACGTCGTACAGGGGACGATAGACCCCGACGGTTTCTACGTCCACAAGCCGACGTTTGCCCTGGGGCACCGGGCCGTCCTGAAACGGAGCCTCGGGAAAAAAGAGCTCAAGATGATCTTTTCCGAAGCGCTCAGCAGCGGCAGCATCGCCGTCGAGTATACGAAAAACGTCGAGACGCCGCCCGCCGAGCGGGCACGGTTCTGCATCACCGACGAGGATGTGATGGTGCTGGCCGACTACGCCGTCAAGGTGGAAAAGCACTATTCGGAGAACGTCGGGCATGACAAGCCGATGGACATGGAGTGGGCGAAGGACGGCATCGACGGCCGGCTCTACATGGTGCAGGCGCGCCCGGAGACGGTGGAGTCGCAGAAAAAGGGGTCGATCCTCGAGATCTACCATCTGAGCGAAACGGGGGAGGTCCTGGTGAGCGGCCGCGCCGTCGGGACGAAGATCGGCAGCGGGAAGGTGCACCATATCCGCGACACGGAGCAGCTCGGCGACTTCAAACCCGGGGAGGTATTGCTGGCCGATACGACGACGCCGGACTGGGAGCCGGTGATGAAGATGGCCTCGGCCATCGTGACCAACCGCGGCGGGCGCACCTGCCACGCGGCCATTGTCAGCCGCGAACTCGGCATCCCGGCCATCGTCGGTGCGGAGGATGCGACCGAGAGGCTCGCGGACGGCCGGGAGGTGACGGTTAGCTGTGCCGAGGGGGAGACGGGGAGGGTCTACGACGGCAAACTCTCCTACGATGTCGAACGTACCGATCTCAGCCACCTCCCCAAAACGCGTACGAAGATCATGATGAACCTCGGTAACCCTGATCTCGCCTTTTCGCTTGCACACCTCCCCGTCGACGGGATCGGCCTGGCGCGGATGGAGTTCATCATCAACGAGTCCATCAAAGCGCACCCCATGTCGCTTATCCACCCCGAAAAGACGGACCTGGCTACAAGGGTGCAGATCGAGGCGCTCAGTGCCGCCTACCAGACTCCGGAGGATTTCTTCGTCAAGACGCTCTCGGAGGGGGTGGCGACGATTGCGTCCGCGGTCTACCCCGACCCCTGCGTCGTGCGCATGAGCGACTTCAAGACGAACGAGTATGCCACGCTTGCGGGCGGGAAATTCTTCGAACCGCTGGACGAGGCGAACCCGATGATCGGCTTCCGGGGCGCGGCCCGTTACAGCCACCCTGCCTACGAGGAGGGGTTCGCACTGGAGTGCGCAGCGATGAAGCGGGTCCACGACGAGATGGGCTTTACGAACGTCATCCTGATGATCCCCTTCTGCCGCCGGGTCGAGGAGGGGAGGCGGGTCGTCGAGACGATGGCGCGGCACGGGCTGGTGCGCGGCGAGAACGGGTTGCAGATCTACGTGATGTGCGAGATCCCGAACAACGTCATCTCCATCGACGGTTTCAGCGAGGTCTTTGACGGCTTCAGCATCGGCAGCAACGACCTGACCCAGCTCACCCTCGGGGTCGACCGTGACAGCGAGATCGTCGCGTTTGATTACGAAGAGCGTGACGAAGGGGTGCTGAAGATGATCGAGATGGCCGTCGAGGGTGCCAAACGCAACGGCCGCCACAGCGGCATCTGCGGGCAGGCCCCCTCGGACTACCCGGAGGTCGCGGAGTTCCTGGTGAAACTCGGGATCGACTCCATCAGCCTCAATCCCGACAGCGTGCTGACGACGCTGCCGCGGATCATTGAACTGGAAACGGCGCTGAACGGGGCACCGACGGAACAGTAA
- a CDS encoding TOBE domain-containing protein, whose protein sequence is MKTSARNQIKGTVTEVIGGAVNSEVVMDVEGTPLKAIITKEAVTDMGLSAGSEVYAIIKASFVMIAKEKPGKISTRNVIETTVSDIIEGPVSCELKLAMGNAMLTAIITEEAAKDLGVAKGDTVYALIKASSIILAQ, encoded by the coding sequence ATGAAAACAAGTGCACGCAATCAGATTAAAGGAACCGTAACCGAGGTCATCGGCGGCGCCGTCAACAGCGAAGTCGTTATGGATGTAGAAGGGACTCCGCTCAAGGCGATCATCACCAAAGAAGCCGTCACGGATATGGGGCTCTCTGCCGGATCGGAAGTCTATGCGATCATCAAGGCATCCTTCGTCATGATCGCCAAAGAGAAACCGGGCAAGATCAGCACACGCAACGTCATCGAAACGACGGTCAGCGACATCATCGAAGGCCCTGTCAGCTGCGAGCTCAAACTGGCCATGGGCAACGCTATGCTGACGGCCATCATCACCGAAGAGGCCGCCAAGGACCTCGGCGTTGCCAAAGGCGACACCGTTTATGCGCTGATCAAAGCCAGCTCCATCATCCTCGCACAGTAA